The stretch of DNA CCGGAGTGCTTCGGGCCGCGATGGACCGTGCATCCGTGTCGGCAGATTCCGCGGTAATGGTGGGTGATGCGGTGTGGGACGCCAAGGCGGCCTCGCGGGCCGGCGTCACGTTCGTCGGTGTCCTCAGTGGCGGAATCTCCCGCGCCGAACTGACGGAAGCCGGCGCGGTGGCCGTGTTCGAGGACGCACAGGACCTGCTGGACCACCTCGAGTCCAGCCCGTTGTCAGCACTCTTGGGGAACTAGGCGCCGCGCGAGGACCACGCCTGCGCGATCTCGGGATACGCCTCAGCGATCTCGTCGACCCGGTCGTCGCTCGCGCTGTCGATCTCGGCCCGATGCCGCTGCGCTGTGACCAGCGGCCCCTCCGATCCCGAACCGCCGGCGGGTGCGTTCGCCTCCCATTCGTGGATCACCTCGTCGAGGCGGAGGGCCACGAATTCCTTCTTGCTGTCACTCATCATCTGTTCCTTTCCGACAGTTCAGGCCTGCGCTCCGATTTCCTCACCGGCCGCGAACGGTGACTCCGAGTCGGTGACGAGCCCGATCGACACGAGTGGACGCGGGAAGATCAGATCGGTGAGGTAGGCGAGCGCGACGGCCCAGCGATTGGCGGCGTTCGGCATGGCGTAGAGGTGATATGCCCGTGTGACCACCTTCGCGAGGAACCCCGACAGCTGGATGCCGAGGGGGTTGGCAACGGCGAACCCCGGGCCGAGATCCACCACCAGGCCCATGTCGCGGTGGGTGTACGGTTTCGCGTCGCCGACGCCGAGGCTCGCCGCGACGTTGCGGGCGAGGGCCTGCCCCTGCCGGACGGCGTGCTGCGCGGTGGGAGGGGTGATCGATCCGCTGTTCTTCGGATCGGGAACCGCTGCGGCGTCGCCGCCCGCGAAGACGTCGGGATGCCCGTCCACCGAGAGGTCGGGGCGCACCGTCAATCTGCCCTTCTCGGTGGGCAGTCCGAGCGTGTCGACGAGGGGACTGGCGGTCACGCCCGTCACCCAGGCGACCGTGCGGGTGGGAACGACCGTTCCGTCGTCGAGTGTGACGTGTTCGGGTCCGAGTTCCGTCAGGGTGGTGTCGAGTCGCACGTCGATGCCGCGGGAGCGCAGCACGTCCAGCACCTTGTCTCCCAGCTTCTCCCCCACCTCGGGCATCACCGAGCCGGCGACGTCGAGCAGCAGGAACCGGATCTTCGCGGGGTCGAGGTTGCGGCGGGACGCGGCTTCATCGGCAAGGGCCCGGAGCTGGGCCGTGAGTTCGGTGCCCGCGTAGGAGGCACCGACCACGACGACCGTCCGGCGGGCGTCGGCGACCCGGGGATCGGTGTCCCGCTCGGCCAGTTCGATCTGGGTGAGCAGCTGGTCGCGGAAGTACAGCGCCTCGGCCGGAGTCTTCAGCCCCCTGGCGTGCTCGGCGAGTCCGGGAATGTCGAACAGTCGGGTCACCGATCCGGGAGTGAGCACCACCCGGTCCCAGGCCACCTGCTCGAAACCTTGCTCGCAGTCGGTGACGTGCACGGTGCGGGCCTCGAAGTCGACGGCGTCGACACGTCCCGTCACCAGTTCGACGTCCGGCAGCGCCTCGGACAGCGGAACGGTGACGAACCGTGCGTCCAGGATTCCGCCCGCCACCTCGGGCAGGAGTGGCGTGTAGAGCATGTAGTCGTGGGGCGAGATCATGATGACGCGGGCTTCGGTCCCCCGGAGGCGGCGCGCGAGGGCGCGTGCGCATTCGAAGCCGGCGAAGCCGCTGCCCACGACGACGACGACGACGCGAGTCGGCTCCCCAGCTGATTCGTAGGTCATACGGAAGGCATTCCCCATCCACGCGTCGAACGAAACAATCCCCGGTCACGGCCGCGGCGGTGTGAGTGCGGCGAAACCGGGTACTCGACCTGCGGAGAACGATCGACGGGTTCGAATGCGAAGGGCGGGTACATGAGCGCGGCATCGAAGGCGATGTACAAACCGTTGGCGCTGGCTGCGAGTGTCGCCGGTGGAATAGCGGCGAGCGCCGTGTTCGGTCAGGTGTGGAAGCGGCTCGCAGGCGAATCCGAGGTTCCCGACCCGAAGGATCTGTCCCGAAGCACCCGCGAAGTGCTGATCGCGGCCGCCGTGCAGGGCACCGTCTTCGGCCTGGTCAAGGCGGCGGTCGACCGGGCAGGTGCGCAGGGCTACCGGAAACTCGCCCACGCCGACCCCCGGTAGAGCGAGGCACTCGTTCCAGAACACCCCTAGGCTGAGCCGATGCGTACTCGTTTCGCGGAAAATCTCGACAGCCTGTCCGGCGATCTCGCCTCGATGTGCCGGTTGTCGGTTACCGCGATGTCGGAGGCAAGCGACGCACTGCTGGAGGCAGACCTCGGGCTCGCCGAGCACGTCATCGACGCGAGCGGCGAGCTCGACGATGCAGCGGCGCACTGGGAGAAACGTGCGTTCGCGCTGCTCGCCCTGCAGGCGCCGGTCGCACACGACCTCCGGTTCATGGTCGGCGGCCTCCATATCTCCGCAGATCTGCACAGGATGGGCGGTCTCGCGGTGCACATCGCAAAGATCGCCCGCCGGCGGCATCCCGAGCACGTCGTCCCCGACGAGGTGCGGGACGTGTTCACCGAGATGGGTTCGGTCGCCGTCGCGCAGGCGAGGGAGACCGAGCAGGTGCTGCAGCACCGCGACCCCGAGCGCGCCCGCGGGTTACTGACGGCGGACGAGGCGATGGACGACCTCCATCGCAGCCTGTTCACGATCACCCAGGCCGAGGACTGGCCGCACGGTGTCCAGTCGGCCGTCGACATCACCCTGCTCGGCCGCTTCTACGAGCGGTTCTGCGACCACACGGTAGAAATCGGGAGGCGTGTCATCTTCCTGGAGACCGGCAGCCTGCCCGAGCAGTGAGGTGTGAATTTCTACAGGTCGAGCACCAACAGGTCCGATCGCGCCCGCGAGACGCAGAGCATGATCGACGCGCTTTGTTCGCGCTCACCGGCGGAAAGCACCGAATCGCGATGGCATACCTCGCCTTCGAGAACCGAGGTCTCGCAGCTCGCGCACGTGCCCTCGCGGCACGACGTCTCCACGTCGATCGTCGACACCCTCGGGGGCGTCGACGATCGACTGGCCTTCGCCGACGCGGACTGTGGCACCCGTACTCTCGATCCGAACGGTGAAGTCGCGGTCGGGAGCCGATTCCTCGTCCGTGGGGCGCGGCCGGAACCGCTCGACGTGCAGCCGCTGCGCATCCCGCGGTCCGATCACGGATTCGACCGCTGCGAGCAACGGCTCCGGTCCGCAGCAGTACACCTGGGCTCTCGGGGCGCTGCGCGCCAGGATGTCGGCGAGCGGCAGCACGCCGTATTCGTCCTGAGGGAGCACACCGACCCCGTCACCGTAGACGGCGACCTCGTCGAGGTAGGCCATGGACTGCCGGGACCGGCCACCGTAGTGCATGGTCCACGCCGCTCCTGCCGCCTCGGCTGCCGCGATCATCGGCAATAACGGTGTGATGCCGATACCTCCGGCCACGAAGACGTACTCGGCGCCGGCGCCGAGGTCGAAGTTGTTGCGGGGCAGCGACACCGTGAGGCTGCTGCCCGGCACTGCCTCGCGGTGCCCGCCTCGCCCACCACGATGTCCGGACCCACCACCCAAGTCAACGCAGCGCCCGTCACCGGTACTCAGCATGCGCGACGCGAATCCTCATCTTTTGCCTTCTCATGAGCCTATGCTGGCGCGCACACGCTCACTCTTGTAGGAAAGGGCCCGGGATGTTCGTCCTGCTCCGGCATGCCCACGCGATAGGACAACAGGACTGGACCGCGTCCGACGCCCTCCGGCCGCTCAGTGACCTCGGCCGCGACCAGGCCACCGGCCTCATAGGCACCCTCGCCGGGGTCGACCTCCACGTCCTGTACTGCAGCCCGACCACCCGCTGCCTCGACACCCTCGCCCCGTTGGCCGCTGCCCGCGGCCTTCACGTCCAGGAGCACCCGTTGCTCGCCCCGGATGCCGCGACCGACGAACTGTGCGCTGCCCTCGACGCGATCGACCTCGCCGGCACCCTGTGGTGCACCCACGGAGAGATCCTCACCGCACTCGCCGCCATTACCCGCGCCGACGGCACACCCGCTTTCCCGATCGGCCACACCGCGAAAGGCGGGGCCTGGCTACTCAATGCCCGCACTCCGCTGCGCTACCTCGACCCCGACCCTCCGCAGTAGCGGCCACCGATGATGCTGCACGTCACGTTCGATCTACGGGTCCGACGCACGGCCCTTCCCGACCGCGGGCGACGGGAGCACAATCTCCCTCATGGACGTCACCGAATAACAGCACATCGACGCCGTGCGCACATCTGATCCAGCGGTATCAGTGCCTCGAGACCGACCGGGTCGACAGTGCGATCAAGACCGCCCACCACCACTTCGACGGATGCCAGATCCGAGACTTCGTGCCCCTACTCGTCGAACGGGCTGCCAGTCGCGCTCTCGACGATTCCCTGGCCATCACACCACCCACGGCGTGCCCGGCAGTTCCCGAGGCGCGGTAGCCCCCCG from Rhodococcus opacus B4 encodes:
- a CDS encoding three-helix bundle dimerization domain-containing protein, with the translated sequence MKTAHHHFDGCQIRDFVPLLVERAASRALDDSLAITPPTACPAVPEAR
- the phoU gene encoding phosphate signaling complex protein PhoU; amino-acid sequence: MRTRFAENLDSLSGDLASMCRLSVTAMSEASDALLEADLGLAEHVIDASGELDDAAAHWEKRAFALLALQAPVAHDLRFMVGGLHISADLHRMGGLAVHIAKIARRRHPEHVVPDEVRDVFTEMGSVAVAQARETEQVLQHRDPERARGLLTADEAMDDLHRSLFTITQAEDWPHGVQSAVDITLLGRFYERFCDHTVEIGRRVIFLETGSLPEQ
- a CDS encoding NAD(P)/FAD-dependent oxidoreductase; the encoded protein is MTYESAGEPTRVVVVVVGSGFAGFECARALARRLRGTEARVIMISPHDYMLYTPLLPEVAGGILDARFVTVPLSEALPDVELVTGRVDAVDFEARTVHVTDCEQGFEQVAWDRVVLTPGSVTRLFDIPGLAEHARGLKTPAEALYFRDQLLTQIELAERDTDPRVADARRTVVVVGASYAGTELTAQLRALADEAASRRNLDPAKIRFLLLDVAGSVMPEVGEKLGDKVLDVLRSRGIDVRLDTTLTELGPEHVTLDDGTVVPTRTVAWVTGVTASPLVDTLGLPTEKGRLTVRPDLSVDGHPDVFAGGDAAAVPDPKNSGSITPPTAQHAVRQGQALARNVAASLGVGDAKPYTHRDMGLVVDLGPGFAVANPLGIQLSGFLAKVVTRAYHLYAMPNAANRWAVALAYLTDLIFPRPLVSIGLVTDSESPFAAGEEIGAQA
- a CDS encoding SixA phosphatase family protein, with product MFVLLRHAHAIGQQDWTASDALRPLSDLGRDQATGLIGTLAGVDLHVLYCSPTTRCLDTLAPLAAARGLHVQEHPLLAPDAATDELCAALDAIDLAGTLWCTHGEILTALAAITRADGTPAFPIGHTAKGGAWLLNARTPLRYLDPDPPQ
- a CDS encoding DUF4235 domain-containing protein produces the protein MSAASKAMYKPLALAASVAGGIAASAVFGQVWKRLAGESEVPDPKDLSRSTREVLIAAAVQGTVFGLVKAAVDRAGAQGYRKLAHADPR
- a CDS encoding 2Fe-2S iron-sulfur cluster-binding protein produces the protein MRSGCTSSGSGRAPRTRNRLPTATSPFGSRVRVPQSASAKASRSSTPPRVSTIDVETSCREGTCASCETSVLEGEVCHRDSVLSAGEREQSASIMLCVSRARSDLLVLDL